Within the Bacillus mesophilus genome, the region TTTAGCAAGCTCTTTCCCAACAGTAGGAGAGACTGTACTAACATTCGGCTCTGCACCGTATGTGTCGATAAAATGACTCTTTAACATAGCAACTTCATCTTCAGTAAACGTATCAAGAAAACGCAAAACAGCTATTTCGTTTTGATCGCCAGATAAGGTAATGTCTCTTGGCTCTATCTCAAAATCAAGAGCAGCAATCTCTGCTTCGACTTCTTCCACTGTTAATGTTTCATTAGACATTACTTCAACACGAGTTCCACTTGCAAAATCAATTCCAAGGTTTAACTTTAAGGTTAATAACAGGATTGCACCAATTACAACCATTGCCCCCGAGAACATAAAGTATTTTTTTCGATGCTTTACAAAATCAAATTTATCGAACCTAGTTGGGATATAATAATCTGTTTCTCCAGTTTCGATGTTTTGAATATCAGCTTCCTTAACACCAAAGTAAGAAACTTTCTTATTTAAGAAGCGACTGTTAACCCAAAGGCCCAAGAATAATCGCGTACCCCAAATAGCAGTAATAAAGCTTAATAAGATACTGACAATAAGCATGGTTGCAAACCCTTTTACAGAGCTTGTCCCATAGACAAACAATACTCCTGCCGCTAGTAAGGTCGTGATGTTTGCATCAAGAATCGTTGCTAACGAACGACGGTTACCGGCTTTATAAGCTGACATAACTGATTTACCAGTTTTTAATTCTTCTTTAATCCGTTCATAGGTAATGATGTTTGCATCAACTGCCATCCCTACACCCAAAATAAGTGCAGCAATACCTGGTAAAGTTAATACACCATTCATCCAATCAAACACCAATAGAACTAGATAAATATAAACACTTAATGTAATAACGGCAATAACTCCTGGGAATCGGTAGAACATTAACATGTAAACAAATACAAGGAGAATCCCTATGATTCCAGCAAATACAGTCTTTTGTAAAGCCTGCTCTCCAAACTGCGCTCCTACAGAAGTAGAATACATTTCTTTTAATTCAACTGGCAGGGAGCCTGCATTTAAAAGATCAGCTAATTCTTTTGCTTCTTCGATCGTAAAATCTCCTGTAATAGTCACTGAGGTTGTGTTAAATACCTCTCCCACCGATGGAGCTGATAAATACTTGGGTGTCTCTTTTAGGGACTCTTCAGAAAAAGAGTCTCCTTCCTCGTAATCTAACCAAATTGGCATTAAATTTTGTGGTGCTAAGTCTAGAACATGCTTAGTTACCTTAGCAAATTCCTCAGCACTTTTTAAAGTAATCGCTACAATAGGCTTATTATTTTGATCGAAGGTTTGGGATGCTCCCCCCTCGACTAGGTCTGCCCCATCTAAAAGTTCAACATCATTTACATCTCTAAATGTTAGCTTAGCTTCAGTTGATAAGATCTCTCTGGCTTTATTTTGATCGTCAACTCCTGCTAATTGAACCCTAATTCGATTATCGCCTTCAATATCAATTCTTGGCTCACTTACACCTAAAACATTAACACGTTTTTCTAAAGCTTTTACCGTGCTAATTAAGATATCCTGTGTAATCACATCTCCATCTTCTGCAGGTAGCACTTCATACAGTACTTCAAAGCCACCTTGGAGATCTAATCCTAGCTTGATATCATTCGTCACTCCAGTTGTCGTTGTACCAATTAGCCCACCTAGAAGCAAGACTAATAGAAAAAATATAATTATCCGACCTTTTTTGACCATTCTTTAGTAAATCCTCCTTCTTAAATGCGAGTACTATGATGATTAGTATAATTGCTAGTGTATATGTACCGTTTAATTATGAAAGAATCCATATGCTCTGTCAATTTGTTATCTCATTAAGAGGGGAAACTAGGAAAGACAAATGGTTCCTTATAGGCTTCCACCGTGACAAAACTCATATAAACAGTTGTTGATAATGAAAGAATATCATTAACGGTATCACGAAGTGGCTTAGGTTCGTCTAGTTTCTTCCACTTTTTCTTTTTTAAGCAATCCCACACCTCAGCTTCATTTGCTCGGTTTAATCCATAAATATGAAATTCTTCAACCTTACTTTGAATGGCAGGTTGGACATATTCTCGCATTTCTTCCCAATTCATATTATTTCCTCCTTGTCCAACTTTTAACTAACCTATAAACAACTTTCTATATTCTCCTATCAATCTCCTTGTTTTTAGAAGGCTGTTTTTCAGTATACTTTGTGATTTTTATAGATAACGCTCGTTCCATTGCGCTCCAAACACTTGCTTTCCGCGGGGAGGAAGTCGAGCCTCCTCGGCTTCGCCTGCGGGGTCTCGACCTTTCCTCTATGTCCCGCAGGAGTCAAGTGTTTTCCGCTCCATTCCACTATGTAATTCAAGATACAACAATCTCTACTAAACAGCCTTTTAAGATGATATAGCCTCTACTAAAAAATGGAGATGGATAACATCCCGAGGCTAACTATGATTCCAGCTACCACTACTCCCAGACTAATCGAAATTAGAGCATAACGGAATCTAATTGAAAATAACAAAGCTGCAATACATGCACTATAGGCTCCAGTTGTCGGAAACGGTACAGCTGTAAAAAGCATGAGTCCGATAGCCCCATATCTTTCAATGTTATTGCTTTTCTGCATTGTACGATTATAAAGCCAATCATAAAGCCTACTATACCAATTGAATTGTAGAAGCCACTTACTAATTGGCTGAAACAAAAGCAGAATTGGGATTATAGGAAGGATATTTCCAATCACACTCAAAGTAAAAGATTTAATAAGTGTGAAGTCATAATGGAGATAGGCGAGAGGTAACCCCCCTCTTAACTCTAGAATAGGCATTGCGGATACAATCATGACAAGTATTTCTGGAGGCAAAAACGTTAGATTTTGAACTATGAAATCACTAATCTTTTCTTTCATTTTTTTAATCCCCTTTATCCGTATAAGTTCTATTAGAAATAGATATGGGAATTATATTCAAATAAATTAAAACATATGTTGTCCTCTTTCTGTCATGCTTGGCCCACCTTATCGCATATAGATATTGTATATGATAACACTGCGTTTGAGAAGGTAGGGTAGCTCATGTCGAAACAAACCTTTCTAAAAGGGACTTTAATCTTAATTTTAGCCGGATTAATAACAAGAGTTCTAGGATTCGTTAATCGAATTGTTGTTGCTAGGATTATGGGGGAGGAAGGCGTAGGACTTTACATGATGGCAGTTCCTACACTATTACTTACGATTACCCTCACTCAATTAGGATTACCAGTTGCTATTTCTAAGCTAGTCGCTGAAGCGGAGGCAGTTGGTGATCGAAAAAGAATAAAGAAGATTCTTGTTGTATCATTAGCCACTACAGGAATTCTTAGCATCATTTTTACTGCGGGAATGATTGCTTTAGCACCTGTTTTATCTCAAACTCTGTTAACTGATGAACGAACCTTTTATCCATTGATTGCGATTTCCCCTATTGTACCAATAGTCGCAATTTCTGCTGTATTGAGGGGTTATTTCCAAGGTAGACAAAATATGAAACCAGCTGCCTATTCTCAGGTTATTGAGCAGGTTGTGAGAATAACGTTAGTTGCTGTATTCACTAAAGCGTTTTTACCATATGGAGTTGAATATGCTGCTGCTGGTGCGATGATATCTGTGGTCATTGGTGAGTTGATTTCTCTTCTTTATATGATCATGATGTTTAAAATGAAAAAGCGTGTTCGAGTTAGAAAAAACTTTTTCAAATCTGTTAAATCGGGTAAAGAAACGTTTCAAAGTCTTATGTCAATAGCGTTACCTACAACAGGAAGTCGGTTAATTGGGTCCATTGCTTATTTCTTTGAACCGATTGTAGTAACGCAAAGCTTATTAATAGCAGGTGTGACAACTACCATTGCAACTAAGCAATATGGAGAGTTGACTGGCTATGCTTTACCGTTGTTATTCTTACCATCATTTATTACCTATTCGTTATCTGTTTCTCTTGTCCCTGCAATTAGTGAGGCGGCTGCGAAAAATAAAACGCTTTTAATTGAACATCGTCTACAACAAGCACTCCGATTATCGTTTGTGTCAGGAGGACTTGCAGTAGTTGTGTTATACGTGTTTGCAGAACCCGTGATGCAGCTCATGTATGGTTCGTCCGCTGCAGCTATTTATGTAAAAGTCATGGCTCCATTCTTTATTTTTTATTATTTCCAAGGGCCACTACAGGCTGTCTTGCAAGCCATGGACCTCGCGAAAGCTGCGATGATTAATAGCGTGATTGGAGCTGTTATCAAGATTGCTGTGATTTTCGCCTTAGCTACTCGACCTGAATTAGGGATTATGGGAGCAGCTTTAGCGATTGTAATTGGAATTATGCTTGTTACACTATTACATTTCTCTACTGTAATCAAAGTCATTTCTTACACCATCTATGCCCGTGAATATATCAATAGTTTTATAACCATGGTTTTAGCTGGTCTTGCTGGTCATTATTTCTTTATGTATATGTTTGATTCTGCTCCGCTTATTTTCCGAACACTTCTGGCGATCGCAGTAACATCCATCATATACTTTATTCTTCTCATCCTCTTTAAACTAGTCCTTAAAGAAGAACTCAGAAGAATTCCTTTTATCGGCAAATATTTTGGTATTTAAGCTAATAGGATTTTTTGGTTTTTGGTACACCACAGCACCTTTCAAAAAAAAATGACACAAAAAAAGTAACCTTCCTATATGTTTAAGAAATAGGGGTTACTTTTTTTTGTCTATTAAATCGATATAAAAAACTCCATTATCGTAGCTGCAGTATGAAATCTCCTTGATATTGCGATATCCTAAATCACGCAGCTGCTGACGTAACCAAAAGTTCGTTTTATCTAATATTTTGAGGTGATTCTCTTGAACGGATCCATCGATAATTAACGGTAGATGGAGAGTACTTCTTTTCTTATGATCCTTTTCAAATACTGATAGCTTTCCTGTTGGTTCTAAAATAGCAAACTCGACGTCAGCTAAATTGTTTACATTTTTGTCTCTTAGCTGTGTGAGTAAATCATCAAAGTTATACCGCTGTTTTTTCATCTGCTCCTCATTGATTTTGCCGTTCTCGATTAGCATTGATGGTTCTCCATCCAGTAGGTCTCTAATTTTTTTACTTTTCAAAGATACTGTTGCTAAAGATATTTGGATGATCATTAATAATAGCATGGGTAAAACACTTTCAATTACAGGCTTATCAGGACTTTCGATTCCTGCTACTGCACTCTCAGCTATCATGATGAATACTACCAAATCCAATATGCTAAGCTCTCCAACTTCCCTTTTGCCCATCAAACGAAAAATAATTACAATCAGGGCATATAAAAACAGAGTACGAGCAATGATTGTGACATACTCCATTTAGAACTACTCCCCCTTTTGAAACTCCACATATTTTCTACATTAGTTTATACAACCTTGTTTATTTCATAAGGGGAAGGATTTTCCATTGTTTAGAGAAATGGCAGTAAGTATCTGAAATATATATAAACGGTGCACACGATTAAGGAAGCAACCACAACTGGAATACCGATTTTCATAAAGTCGATAAATTGGATATGTACCTTTTCTTTTAGTGCAAGTCCAACAACAACTAAATTCGAGGATGCTCCCAGCAAAGTACCGTTTCCACCAAGGCAAGCTCCCAGTGCCAAGGACCACCAGAGTGGATCTAAGTTAGTCATGCCGTAATCCTGAAATTCGATAATGACAGGGATCATAGCAGCAACAAAAGGTATATTATCGACTATACCCGAGAATAGACCTGTTAACCAAAGAATTAATAAGGCAGTTTTAGGCAAATCTCCTTCTGTATAATAAATGATTCCTCTAGCAAGCTCATCGATTATTCCTACCTCTTCAATGCCACCTACTAATAGGAATAACCCTATAAAAAAGAATAACGTGGGCCAATCAACCTCCTTCAACACTTTCTCTGCTTTAATGGTGTGTCTTGTTAACAATAAGATTAATACCGCACCAGCAAGTGCGATACTCGTTAACTCAATATGTAACAATGGATTTAGAACAAAGCCACAAATCGTTATAAGTAAAACGGCAATTGAAGGCAACAAAGACGAATCTTTGTTGATAAACTGTTTGGGGTCTAGAGCCATCAGCTGTAACCGATTGGTCTCACTAACAATAAGTCTGTTTCGATAACTGACAATAATTCCAAACATGACCATTAAAAAGATAAAAATAGCAACAGGGGATAAATGCACTAGAAAATCATTAAAGGTTAAGTGTTTTACTGATTGTCCAATCATCATATTAGGTGGATCACCAATGAGTGTTGCCGTACCACCGATATTAGCCGATAAAATAATTCCAATTAAATAAGGAATGGCGGGTACCTGCAAGATCTTTACGATTTTAAAAAGAATCGGTACTAGTAAAAGCACTGTCGTAACATTAGCTAAGAAGGCAGAGCCAAGAGCAGTTACAAGAGAAAGCATAAATAATAGCGGAATGGCATGCCCTTTTACTCCCTTGGCGAGAGCAATAGCAATAAACTCAAATATACCTGTTTTACTTGTAACAGAGACTAAGATCATCATTGCAAATAACAGGGCTATGGTATTCCAATCAATGTACGTTAAAAAAGCCTTTTCCGTATCAAAGACTCCCACAATCAGCATTAAAACCCCACCCATACCAGCAACCAAAGTACGGTCTATCTTTTCAGAAATAATGAGGATGTAACTTCCTATAAAAATGAGACATGTCAAGACCGTTATCACGTTTCTGCCACCCCTACTTTTCAAGTATCTCTATCTCATACTATGTTTTGAAGTGTAGGGACATGCTTAAAGCATAAAAACTGTAGGAAGAATCTACTCTCTCCCAATCTTTTTCATTCTAAATTGATTAGGACATGAATATGCTTGTTCTAAAGAGCTTGGCTAGAAGATCTCTAGCTAATTAGATTGACTTTCGGGAGGAGAGAAGCAAGATGGATGCAAGAAATATGGTCTCTGCAGTCATGTTTGGTGTGTTAACAGTTCTTGTGATTATTCTTACTTGTAGCTTGATTTTTTCACTTCTTTTAAGATTCACTGATCTACAGGAAACCTCGTTACAATGGTTAATTATGACTTTATCATTCTTCGCTTTATTTGCTGGTGGATTTATCTCAGGAGGTAAAGGAAAGGAAAAAGGATGGATGATGGGAGGAGCAACAGCTATTCTGTTTACCTGCATTGTTCTCTTATATCAATTCTTAGGAAAAGAAGCAGGCTTCTCTATTGAACAAACATTTTATCACTTAGGTTACTTAGCAACCGCAGTATTTGGTGGAATTTTAGGTGTTAACATTGCTGGTGGTAAAACTACATCTTCATAAGAATAAAAGGCGCAAGCGCCTCGGCAGATGATGGCAGGCTAAGTGCGCAACGTCCTGTTGCGACGCCTGCCTGACCTGCATCCTGCAGGCCTCCGACATGCAAATGTTCCTTGAAGAGAAAAAGGGTGATTTTTCCCTTTACTCTTCAAGGTTTATTTGACCTAGGAAAAAGTGTACTTCCTTTTTCCCTCGAGGGGCTGGGCGCTGGAGCCGGATTACTATCTACTAGCAATAGTTATACACAAACGAAAAACTTTATAATTTCCAAGAAAATGAAAAAAGAGCGGGGATTCCGCTCTTTTTTATATTAGCCCTGAACTACATCACGTACTGCTGCACGATCAAATGCTAGTCTAGAACCATCAGTTACCTTAATAACGATTGTAGCTTCATCAATGCTGTCTACAATACCATGTAAACCACCAATCGTTACAATCTTATCGCCTTTTTTCAGATCAGCTTGCATTTGTCTTACTGCCTTTTGCTTTTTCTGTTGAGGACGAATTAACAAGAAATAAAAGATTGCAAACATCAGTATAAGTGGACCAATTGAAGTTAACATTTCCATATAAATTTTCACCCCTTTCTATTTTATACTCTAAGTAGGCCAAGCTCATGACTAGAAATTTTTTGCATTTGGTTTATTAAATCCGTATGCCTCAAAAAACTCTTCTCTAAAATCACCTAATCGATCTTCCCGGATTGCTTGTCTAACCTGCTCCATTAATTTTAACAGAAAATGAAGGTTATGGTAAGTCGTTAATCTCATCCCAAATGTTTCACTACATTTTATAAGGTGACGAATGTAAGCTCGTGAATAATTTTTGCACGTATAGCAATCACAATTAGGATCAATAGGACCAAAATCCTTCTCATACTTAGCATTTCGAACAACTAAGCGCCCTTCACTCGTCATACATGTACCATTACGGGCAATTCTTGTCGGAAGCACACAGTCAAACATGTCAATTCCTCTTAAGGCACCATCAATTAGAGAGTCCGGTGAGCCAACTCCCATTAGATATCTCGGCTTATTACTTGGCATGAGTGGTGTAGTAAATTCAAGAACACGATTCATGACATCCTTAGGTTCTCCAACTGATAGACCACCAATTGCATAGCCTGGGAAGTCTAAAGAAACTAAATCTTGTGCACTTTGCTTTCTTAGTTCCTCATATTCTCCCCCTTGGATAATCCCAAATAAACCTTGATCATTTGGACGCTGATGAGCCGTCAAACATCTTTCTGCCCATCTACTCGTACGTTCTACTGATTTTTTCATATAGTCATATTCAGCTGGGTATGGAGGACATTCATCAAAGGCCATCATTATATCTGATCCCAAGGCGTTTTGAATTTCCATGGCCCCCTCAGGAGATAGGAAAAGTTTTTCACCACTTAAGTGATTTCTAAAATGAACACCTTCTTCTTCGATTTTTCGAAGATCACTTAAACTGAACACCTGAAATCCACCAGAATCAGTTAGAATAGCACGGTCCCAATTCATAAATTTATGAAGGCCGCCAGCCTCCCTTATAATCTCATGGCCAGGTCTTAACCATAAATGATAGGTGTTACTAAGAATGATACCTGCACCCATTTCTACTAGATCCTCTGGGGACATCGTTTTAACAGTAGCTAGTGTTCCTACTGGCATAAATGCCGGGGTATCAAATGAGCCATGTGGAGTATGAACTTTTCCTAGGCGGGCACCTGTTTGTTTACATGTTTTTATTAATTCATATCTGATGGCTGTCATAGTTGCTTACTCCCTTCAATAATTAACATAGCATCTCCAAAGCTAAAGAATCTGTATTTTTCTTTTACTGCCTCATTATAAGCATGAAGAACATTCTCCCTTCCAGCTAAGGCACTAATCAGCATAATTAACGTAGATTTAGGTAAATGAAAGTTTGTAATCATCCCGTCAATACCTTTAAACTGATAACCTGGAAAAATAAATATGCTTGTCCATCCAGAGGCTTCAACAAACTTACCGTCATTTTCTGTAGCAATGGTTTCTAGTGTTCTTGTTGAAGTGGTACCTACGGTAATAATACGACCGCCTTTTTCACGCACATCGTTTAATAATCGCGCCGTTCCTTCTGTCATTTGATAAAATTCAGCATGCATATCATGCTCATCAATTGACTCTGCTGTAACTGGCCTAAACGTTCCTAACCCTACATGTAAAGTAATAAAAGCTGTATGTACACCCTTTTCTCGTAAATCTTCTAAAAGTTGTTCAGTAAAATGCAAACCAGCAGTTGGAGCAGCAGCAGACCCCATTTCACGAGAAAACACGGTTTGGTATCGTTCTTGATCACCGAGCTGTTCTTGTATATATGGCGGTAGAGGCATCTCTCCTAGCTGTTCAAGTACCTCATAAAAGATTCCTTCATACGTGAATGTAAATATACGACCACCGTATTCGCTTGTCCCGACACAAGTGGCTTTAAGCTTTCCATCACCAAAAGTAATGACCGTTCCTTTAGAAACGCGCTTGGCAGGCTTCACTAATGTTTCCCACTGATCCCCTTCTAACTGCTTGAGAAGAAGAACTTCTACCTTTGCCCCCGTTTCCTGCTTTACACCATATAATCTCGCAGGTAGTACCCTTGTATCATTTAGCACAAGACAATCGCCCTCTTTTAAGTAGGAAAGAATGGAACGAAAGGTTTGTTCATGTTGAATCTCACCCGTATTTTTATCAAGTACCATCAGTCTTGATGCTTCACGGTCTAATAAGGGTGTCTGCGCAATAAGCTCCTCAGGAAGCTCAAAATCAAATAAATCAACTTTCAATTATATTCACCTTTTCTTTAAATGATTTACTATCTAAATCGACCAATAAAATAAAAAATAACCGATAATACAACACTAACAATAATCGAGGTCACGATTGGAAAATAAAAGGTTACATTTCCTTTTTTAAACACGAAGTCTCCGGGTAGTCTACCAATAAACTGCCACGCCATTCCCACCAGTAATAAAACAAGTCCTGCTATCATTAATAGCTTGGGCATCTCCATTACTTTGGCACCTCCAACTTGAAATGGCGATAGGCAAGTTCAGTAACGATTCTTCCCCTAGGAGTTCTTTGTAAAAAACCTATTTGCAGTAAGTAGGGTTCGTATACATCCTCTATTGTGTGC harbors:
- the secDF gene encoding protein translocase subunit SecDF gives rise to the protein MVKKGRIIIFFLLVLLLGGLIGTTTTGVTNDIKLGLDLQGGFEVLYEVLPAEDGDVITQDILISTVKALEKRVNVLGVSEPRIDIEGDNRIRVQLAGVDDQNKAREILSTEAKLTFRDVNDVELLDGADLVEGGASQTFDQNNKPIVAITLKSAEEFAKVTKHVLDLAPQNLMPIWLDYEEGDSFSEESLKETPKYLSAPSVGEVFNTTSVTITGDFTIEEAKELADLLNAGSLPVELKEMYSTSVGAQFGEQALQKTVFAGIIGILLVFVYMLMFYRFPGVIAVITLSVYIYLVLLVFDWMNGVLTLPGIAALILGVGMAVDANIITYERIKEELKTGKSVMSAYKAGNRRSLATILDANITTLLAAGVLFVYGTSSVKGFATMLIVSILLSFITAIWGTRLFLGLWVNSRFLNKKVSYFGVKEADIQNIETGETDYYIPTRFDKFDFVKHRKKYFMFSGAMVVIGAILLLTLKLNLGIDFASGTRVEVMSNETLTVEEVEAEIAALDFEIEPRDITLSGDQNEIAVLRFLDTFTEDEVAMLKSHFIDTYGAEPNVSTVSPTVGKELAKNAFISVLIASIGIIIYVTIRFEIYMAIAAIVALLHDAFFIIAFFSLLRLEVDLTFIAAVLTIVGYSINDTIVTFDRIREIMKIRGKKVKTFDDLASVVNDSLRQTLGRSVSTIFTVVIVTVALLLLGSSAITNFSLALLVGLIAGTYSSLFIAAQLWLIWKSKTLGKKKARPVEEDLEP
- a CDS encoding post-transcriptional regulator, with product MNWEEMREYVQPAIQSKVEEFHIYGLNRANEAEVWDCLKKKKWKKLDEPKPLRDTVNDILSLSTTVYMSFVTVEAYKEPFVFPSFPS
- a CDS encoding COG2426 family protein — encoded protein: MKEKISDFIVQNLTFLPPEILVMIVSAMPILELRGGLPLAYLHYDFTLIKSFTLSVIGNILPIIPILLLFQPISKWLLQFNWYSRLYDWLYNRTMQKSNNIERYGAIGLMLFTAVPFPTTGAYSACIAALLFSIRFRYALISISLGVVVAGIIVSLGMLSISIF
- the spoVB gene encoding stage V sporulation protein B, translated to MSKQTFLKGTLILILAGLITRVLGFVNRIVVARIMGEEGVGLYMMAVPTLLLTITLTQLGLPVAISKLVAEAEAVGDRKRIKKILVVSLATTGILSIIFTAGMIALAPVLSQTLLTDERTFYPLIAISPIVPIVAISAVLRGYFQGRQNMKPAAYSQVIEQVVRITLVAVFTKAFLPYGVEYAAAGAMISVVIGELISLLYMIMMFKMKKRVRVRKNFFKSVKSGKETFQSLMSIALPTTGSRLIGSIAYFFEPIVVTQSLLIAGVTTTIATKQYGELTGYALPLLFLPSFITYSLSVSLVPAISEAAAKNKTLLIEHRLQQALRLSFVSGGLAVVVLYVFAEPVMQLMYGSSAAAIYVKVMAPFFIFYYFQGPLQAVLQAMDLAKAAMINSVIGAVIKIAVIFALATRPELGIMGAALAIVIGIMLVTLLHFSTVIKVISYTIYAREYINSFITMVLAGLAGHYFFMYMFDSAPLIFRTLLAIAVTSIIYFILLILFKLVLKEELRRIPFIGKYFGI
- a CDS encoding DUF421 domain-containing protein: MEYVTIIARTLFLYALIVIIFRLMGKREVGELSILDLVVFIMIAESAVAGIESPDKPVIESVLPMLLLMIIQISLATVSLKSKKIRDLLDGEPSMLIENGKINEEQMKKQRYNFDDLLTQLRDKNVNNLADVEFAILEPTGKLSVFEKDHKKRSTLHLPLIIDGSVQENHLKILDKTNFWLRQQLRDLGYRNIKEISYCSYDNGVFYIDLIDKKK
- a CDS encoding SLC13 family permease, with protein sequence MITVLTCLIFIGSYILIISEKIDRTLVAGMGGVLMLIVGVFDTEKAFLTYIDWNTIALLFAMMILVSVTSKTGIFEFIAIALAKGVKGHAIPLLFMLSLVTALGSAFLANVTTVLLLVPILFKIVKILQVPAIPYLIGIILSANIGGTATLIGDPPNMMIGQSVKHLTFNDFLVHLSPVAIFIFLMVMFGIIVSYRNRLIVSETNRLQLMALDPKQFINKDSSLLPSIAVLLITICGFVLNPLLHIELTSIALAGAVLILLLTRHTIKAEKVLKEVDWPTLFFFIGLFLLVGGIEEVGIIDELARGIIYYTEGDLPKTALLILWLTGLFSGIVDNIPFVAAMIPVIIEFQDYGMTNLDPLWWSLALGACLGGNGTLLGASSNLVVVGLALKEKVHIQFIDFMKIGIPVVVASLIVCTVYIYFRYLLPFL
- a CDS encoding TIGR04086 family membrane protein; amino-acid sequence: MDARNMVSAVMFGVLTVLVIILTCSLIFSLLLRFTDLQETSLQWLIMTLSFFALFAGGFISGGKGKEKGWMMGGATAILFTCIVLLYQFLGKEAGFSIEQTFYHLGYLATAVFGGILGVNIAGGKTTSS
- the yajC gene encoding preprotein translocase subunit YajC yields the protein MEMLTSIGPLILMFAIFYFLLIRPQQKKQKAVRQMQADLKKGDKIVTIGGLHGIVDSIDEATIVIKVTDGSRLAFDRAAVRDVVQG
- the tgt gene encoding tRNA guanosine(34) transglycosylase Tgt; its protein translation is MTAIRYELIKTCKQTGARLGKVHTPHGSFDTPAFMPVGTLATVKTMSPEDLVEMGAGIILSNTYHLWLRPGHEIIREAGGLHKFMNWDRAILTDSGGFQVFSLSDLRKIEEEGVHFRNHLSGEKLFLSPEGAMEIQNALGSDIMMAFDECPPYPAEYDYMKKSVERTSRWAERCLTAHQRPNDQGLFGIIQGGEYEELRKQSAQDLVSLDFPGYAIGGLSVGEPKDVMNRVLEFTTPLMPSNKPRYLMGVGSPDSLIDGALRGIDMFDCVLPTRIARNGTCMTSEGRLVVRNAKYEKDFGPIDPNCDCYTCKNYSRAYIRHLIKCSETFGMRLTTYHNLHFLLKLMEQVRQAIREDRLGDFREEFFEAYGFNKPNAKNF
- the queA gene encoding tRNA preQ1(34) S-adenosylmethionine ribosyltransferase-isomerase QueA, with product MKVDLFDFELPEELIAQTPLLDREASRLMVLDKNTGEIQHEQTFRSILSYLKEGDCLVLNDTRVLPARLYGVKQETGAKVEVLLLKQLEGDQWETLVKPAKRVSKGTVITFGDGKLKATCVGTSEYGGRIFTFTYEGIFYEVLEQLGEMPLPPYIQEQLGDQERYQTVFSREMGSAAAPTAGLHFTEQLLEDLREKGVHTAFITLHVGLGTFRPVTAESIDEHDMHAEFYQMTEGTARLLNDVREKGGRIITVGTTSTRTLETIATENDGKFVEASGWTSIFIFPGYQFKGIDGMITNFHLPKSTLIMLISALAGRENVLHAYNEAVKEKYRFFSFGDAMLIIEGSKQL
- a CDS encoding DUF2905 domain-containing protein — protein: MPKLLMIAGLVLLLVGMAWQFIGRLPGDFVFKKGNVTFYFPIVTSIIVSVVLSVIFYFIGRFR